One genomic region from Quercus robur chromosome 4, dhQueRobu3.1, whole genome shotgun sequence encodes:
- the LOC126722980 gene encoding Golgi SNAP receptor complex member 1-2 produces MTDQNLELQESGWEELRREARKIEGDLDVKLNSYAKLGARFTQGGYVDTGSPSVGSSRSWKSMEMEIQSLLEKLLDINDSMSRCAASATPATSVTQKLARHRDILHEFTQEFRRIKGNINSMSEHAELLSSVRDDISEYKASGSMSPRMQLLRERAAIHGSIAHIDDVIGQAQTTRQVLGSQKAMFGDVQGKVKNLSDKFPIIRGLLGSIKRRKSRDTLILAAVIAACTLFLIIYWLSK; encoded by the exons ATGACGGATCAGAATCTGGAGTTACAGGAATCGGGTTGGGAGGAACTGAGACGAGAGGCTCGGAAGATCGAAGGCGATCTCGACGTTAAGCTCAATTCCTACGCCAAACTCGGCGCTAGGTTCACCCAAGGAG GATATGTGGATACTGGGTCCCCCTCTGTTGGATCCAGCAGATCATGGAAATCCATGGAAATGGAAATTCAATCGTTGCTTGAGAAGCTGCTGGATATAAATGATTCAATGAGTCGATGTGCTGCATCTGCTACACCTGCTACTTCTGTAACTCAGAAGCTTGCAAGGCATAGAGACATACTTCATGAGTTTACCCAG GAATTTCGAAGAATCAAGGGAAATATAAACTCTATGAGCGAACATGCGGAGCTGCTGAGTTCTGTCAGGGATGATATCAGTGAGTATAAG GCATCTGGGAGCATGTCCCCAAGGATGCAGTTATTGCGGGAGAGAGCAGCCATCCATGGAAGTATAGCTCAT ATAGATGATGTGATTGGTCAGGCTCAAACAACAAGACAAGTTTTGGGCTCTCAAAAGGCTATGTTTGGAGATGTTCAAGGGAAAGTGAAGAATCTAAGTGACAAGTTTCCTATTATTCGTGGCCTACTTG GTTCAATCAAACGTCGGAAATCAAGAGACACTCTTATTTTGGCTGCAGTCATTGCCGCTTGTACGTTGTTTCTTATAATCTATTGGCTTTCAAAGTAA